The window atataaccATAATAAAGCCAATGAAATGGCCAAAGACATTTAAACTCGATCACTTGACACCCCTACCTGCAGGAATCGGCTTCCAAATAAGTCAGAGTTTGAGAACATCCTTGAAAGCCAGCACCAGTCAGATTTCTACAGTAGGATATCCTGATAGCTCTAAGATGACGGCAGTTTTGTGAAATAGCTCTTATACCAGAATCGGATATTCGAGAGCAATACGAGAGATTCAGATCTTCTAAAGCTAAACAAAAATTAGATAAGGCCTCTAACCCATAATCTGTAACACTACACCGGTAAAGACTTAGTATTACCAATGACGAACAGCCGGATGCCGCGGAGGAAAGACCATCATCGGTTATCCTAAAACAACAGTCTAAATGAAGACTTTGCAATTTCGAGCCATGAAGTATTAACAAAGCCATACCTGAATCCGGAAGCTCGGTGCATCCCGCCAGGGACAATAATTCTAGGTTAGGGAAACGGTTCAGAAGCCTATATAACTGGAAGGTACTGATTTGGGCGTTATTTAGAGATAATGAGGAAATATTGAGCATAGTAAAAGAGCATTGGAACTGTAAAGATCTTCTATTTAGATTTTGAATTTGGAGCCAACGACGACATGTTAAGCCAAATGATTCACGGTTAGATCCGCTGTCAAGGTGTTGAAAAATAAAGTGTAAACAATCGTCTGGAAGCTGCATGATATATCCCGAGAATTCATCTGATGGATTATCCATTTCTACCAAGTTAACACTCCAATGAGGGTGTGGAGTTCAACAGTTCACAccgattttatttttttgataaggacttttttttttaataaccgtgGAGTCCGATCCAGCTTGCGCGcactcgactaattccacgggatacctgcCACCTTCCCACCAACAACAGGTACCATGTTACTCTATCCACCAAGGCTAGGACATATGGTAATAAATCacgtagtgtgtttttataagGACTTCACAATAATTTTATTAAAAGACGGGCTAGTTAAAAGACAAGCTAGAGGTTAGAAAAGGTAGACGACTTGAAACAACAAAGAGCAAGTCTTCAAACACATGACTTATGAGATCCCCGAGTTATGGCAAAGAAGTCTGTGATTTTTTAACTATGAGGTCCCCCAAGCAGGAACTAGGCAGATAGTTTACATGTCTACCTGAGTAAAATATCAACGGACCCCATGGTCAGTTTTATCTATACTTTTTACCGTGTTTGGGACCAAAAATGATTGGAGGATTCTAACTTGAGAGATTAGCCACACAAACCAACACTGCAAAGAATAAGAAAAATCACATATTAGTTGACATTATACAACATTGAGTATACCATACATGAGATATCATggcctttttatatatataattgtttTCAAGCTTTATGAAAGTAACTAAAGTAAATTGTAAGCTCATCAATATGTTATGAGATGCTTCATGCATACATATGTCCACTATTGATAGGTTATACTAACCTACCTCAAAAGACCGAAGAAAGAAGTAAAAAGGAATTGAAAAAAGCCCTTAATGAACACTACCTCCTTATCCTCCTCCGTGCATACAAAGGTGTAGCTAGACACCAAAACTATTTTCTCAGAAATATTACCATGCACATCTTAGTGAggatacaaaatatttacaagacAGATACAGAGTACTTTTGATGCTGAGTAAAAATTCACTACATTTGCAATGAATAGAAGGCccataatttaaaaaaaagaagGTTCAGCGCTAAGAACCTTAAAGATTAAACTCATAAAGTTTAAATTTTGGACCTGCCTCTAGATTGATGTGTAGGTTTAGCTTCATCCCGAGCCCTGACTATTTGGATATGGAAAAGTATCATACATTTTTTGATGTCTTGAAAATGTCCCAACTGCGATAGTAGTGCTAATTGGGATACAAAGCCACACAAATAAACATGTGCATATGGTATCACAAACAATGCCTCAACCAGGAAGAGATGTACAATTCGTCTTGGCGAACGAGCTTCAAAAACATTAACTATCCTGCAGACACGCTAATAACTTGTACAAAAATCTTtcctaaggggttgtttggttcaaAACCTGGATATCCCAGGATTATAGTCCTGGGAGTATTTTTTTTGAGACTGGTAACATAAATTATAGTCCTGGGAGTATAACCTGGATAACCAATCCACCTTCTATATGGAATAAGTTATACTAAGATTTTGGTATAAAAATAATACTCCTGGTTTTAGCTAATACCTCCAACCAAACACGGGATAAATTTAATCCCAAAATTTGTCCGAGATAACCCACCTAATCTCTTGAATCAAACAGACCCTACGAGGTAAAATGAGGGTCAACCCCTCGCTCGGGCATGCAATAGCTTCAAGGTGTAAAAACAGAGACTACGCAAAAGTAGAACACCATGGAAACTTCGCTGACCTTATCATCAACCTTGATTTCGCTATGCTCAATATGTCTACAACAACATATTTTGAAGGGTTTCACCATAGCATAGGAGAATCAAAGCAGAACCTGATACATAGGTAAAGAGGAAATCAAGTTTGAAGTAAGCTCATCGCATAAGGAGCAGCAAATAACGTCATACCCCTTCTGACTTGAAATTTTCTATAAGCTATAGGTAGCTTTTTAAGGTATGCCTCACTCTAGCTCCAATAAATCAGCATTTCGGGTTTAGATATTCTAAGAGAAAGATTTCACAAAGCTTGAATGACCAGTGGCAAAGCCAAGCATTCTAACAAGGGGATTCAAAAAGTTACAAGAATGACACACCTGGGATTGGAGCGTAAAACATTTTTTTGAGCAGTCTTTGCTGCTACACTAGAATCTTCCTAATGTCAATGGAATTCAACCATTGATATATACGCAAAAACATTTGTTCTTGCCCTATTTCTACCTAGCATAATTTTCCGACAAAGGAGATTCAAATGAACTCCTTGCTTCCACCTAGCTCTATTGCCTTGAGCAATCTTTGCCGACACTAGAATCTTCCTTATGTCAATGGAATTCAACAATCGATATATATGCAGAAACATTTGCTTTTCCCTATTTGCCTAGCATAATTTCGGACAAATGAGATTCAACTGAACCCCCTGCATCCACCTAGCTCCACGGCTCCGCCTCTGGCCTGAATCGTGGGTGTTCACTTAAAAATACACATTGCAGATTCAACTAACTTGAATCAAATAGATACaaaagctatgttgctcggactgaGGGGCGTATCCAATGGATAAGCTATGGGTTCATTTGAACCCATAGGGTTTGGCttagattatgtatatacgttaaaaaaatcattaaatatgtataaataatatattataaACCCAGTAAATTTGCCGGAGGTGGTAGAATTACGAATCTGAACCCATAaagttcaaatcctagatccacctctactcggactctccaaaacattatcggatcctccaaaaatgcactacttttggaggatccaacactCACCGTGACAAcaattttgaagagtccgagcaacacagTACAAAAGTACTCTTACAAGTTACTATCATTCTTCACATGACATTTTACATAGACTACATAGAATCCAATATACTGAACAGTTGAAAATATAGAGCATTTCCCTCTACAAAAAACTTGTTCTGGAATTGTTAAATCCTCAACTAAGAGATTAGTATTGTGATGGCCTTTTCTTAATCCACCACAAACTTACACATGAAAACTCTGTGGAAAACCAAATAATTGGATTCAAAATATAATATTTGTTGAAATTTTAGCATTTTTTTTCTTCTACCTATACAGAGTCAAATTAACTCACTCTAGATGCATACATCTGACAAATCTGGGTTATATAAAACTACTACAAGTTGTTTAAAATCTCACAAAAAGACCCACAAAAAAATTATCAAATTCGGGAAGAGAAAAGGTGcttacaatttatttatttttttaaatagaaGAACCAAAAGATCCAAGGGCGTACCTGAGAGAAAATGATTCGTAAAGAAATGATGAAGTACAGAGGATAGAAGTGAAACACGTAATAGACTATAAGAAATTGGAATTACAGTGATTACTCACATCAGCTTGGGATATCCTTTTTCAGCTTTAGATGAGTGGTTcgataattttttatttattttttatatctcCCCTCATCCCGTACACGCATTGGAGCCCACTATTTCGGATTTAGTCGGTACAGGGCTCACTCCCTACCTGGGGCCGGGTCAAAGCCAAAACCACTAACTCAATGGCTTTAGCCTCCAAATTTTTGAGGCTTTATTTTTTATTAAGTTTTATGGCTaatttatttataaaaattattgtgatttatagtatttttatgtaatttttaaatatataaattatttttttaaaaaaaattaaaaattatatgTTCGAATTCACATAAAAATAAGATAGTTTGACTTTTGAAATACAAATTGctgtcacattttttttttaaagcaatttCACTAGGCTTTTAAGGGCCTAGGGCTGTTATATTAATTTTTCCAAAAGCAAACATAAAAGAATCTTTACATCTGAAGCCAAATTGGCTAataaaatgcaaaaaaataaactAATGATCATCCCAGGTCTAACATGCTCCAGGATGGTGCTAGCTAGTGCCAAAATTAAGACTaaaagtttattaaaataaaactTCCATGTAGGACCACGTGGCATAAATTGAGACGGGGAGTACATAgtttttattaaaacaaaaaagagaaaagaaatttaTTTAGTCACGTGATTGATTAACTATATTGTCAGTTGAATTTTATTTAGAATAAATTGATTTGAAAAAATTGTTAACAACTTTGCATTGTTCTTGACGATTATAAAACAATAATTAATGATTTCACATCTAAAAAAGctaaaaaatagattttaaataaacatatatattgttataaaattataaaataagaataagaatattatagagaaggagagaagagaggagaGTTCTTATTTGTCTTGCGGATGATATACAAGAACATCTCTATGTATAGGAGAAAATTAATTTGGTgccaaagtcacaaaccctaaTTTTTCTCGTAAAGATAAACATCCACAATATATGATAATAtctataacactcccccttggatatcTATTTTGATAGATAATATGTCTCataaaccttactagaaaaaacccaatgggaaaaattctagtgaaggaaaaagagtacatatttctaataTAATACACATTttggctgcctcattaaaaaccttaccagaaAAACTCAAtcgggacaaaaccttggttaagaGAAAAAAAGTACAATGCGTATTAACTCCCCTTGATGAGAACATCAATCTTGTGTATCATCTTCTCGAAAGCtgcagttggtagagacttggtgaacaaatcaaccatattatcacttgaacaaatttgttgcacgttgatatcaccattcttttagAGAttgtgtgtgaagaacaactttagTGAAATATGCTttgtccttttatgaatcctTAGGTAATATCTATTAGAAAAGTAGCCCGTGTTAATCCATTCACTAGCTCCACCTAACACCACAGCCATTGCACATCAATATTGAGTGTCTAAGCATGCACTATTGCCAATTGTAACTAACTAGTCCATGTAAAAGTTAGATGCAGAATGAAACGTGCATAACACTCCATCCAAAGTAAATAAATAACACATAACGTAGCATATTCAGCACAGACAGGAGTTGAAGGAACGAAGGATGAAACAAATTTCTGCAATCCTCTGGTATTACCATGAACCTCTTCACCTTATATTCTAGGTTTTTAATTGGAAGAACTATGGAGCCTTAACTATGTTTTCATAAGGACAGATGTACAgcagatctcgaaaaaatacgcaagttcaaaaaaaaaaacgcgtaaaacggacgtcagagcgcaaagttatgaccatctaaagtttgacgactttacaactagtttttgtccctatattttttagaattatatttatattcaaaataaagttatgtcttgattaaaaaataacacgcttaaatcaaaatcttaaaaaataaaacaccctaaagtttccaaacaaaacttactttgggtaccttttcaacccctaaaatgacgatccgaacgtctacgtatccttgatgtattgggcctacattattgtacgcagaaaaaaatatcaggttctatataaaatattgacgtttcggagtcttgacacacgactaatcattggtcaaagtatggaaaaaacactaagttttttcaaacaaaacttacttcgagcaccttttcaacccctacaatgacgatccgaacgtctacgtatccttgatgtattgggcctacattattgtacgcagaaaaaaaatatcaggttctatataaaatattgacgtttcggagtcttgacacacgactaatcattggtcaaagtatggaaaaaacactaagtttttacttcgggcaccttttcaacccctaaaatgacgatccgaacgtctacgtatctttgatgtattgggcctacattattgtacgcaaaaaaaaaaaaatcaggttctatataaaatattgacgtttcggaatcttgacacacgactaattattggtcaaagtatggaaaataacactaagtgttgcaaaaaataaagttggccaatttttttttttgtactgtttatataacgcagtTTTTTACtgagttatacaaaaaaaaaaaattggtacttctataacgcagtattttactgcgttatagaaagattttttttttttttggtacttctataacgcagtattttactgcgttatagaagtaccaaaaaagaaataatttttttctataacgcagtaaaatactgcgctatagcacttaacggctccgtctccgttagtgctatagcgcagtaaaatactgcgctatggatacttttgtaattttttttttattggggtattttggttcaaaatgtttttttggggggcattttggttccggactctactTATTTAAAAGATGTCATCCCAGAAAATACGTAGGATTGGTTTATGTACAAATTTTAATCGTTATCTTCCATACCTATCGATCATCCAAACATGATTTATTTCTCTTGAAAAAACGAAAAAGGCAAACAGTAactaaatatgaatattattgaaTATGaaacataaatattcaatattaatttctttttcttttcaaattttttaTGACTATTACTGAATATGAAATTTGAATATTCAATCTTAAACTTCTCATAGTTAATTTAGTTAAGTAGTTAATAAGTTACATGTGGCTTTTGTTGATTCCGCCACTTGGCTTAAGGAGAGGGCTTTTTCCTCTCcttttaataataaaaatatatagatatagatagagATTTTTTAAGTTTGTTTTTGCCTTGTCATTAATGATATAGATATTTTAGGAGTTTTTAGGAAGACAAAGTATTCTATTCTGTGTAATACTAAAActacaaattatatttcttttcaTAATCTCATTTCCCAACTTCCTTTTGGTTATGGTCTGAATTGTATCCTATAGCTAAAAGAAATCTCTTAAATTTTTAACAGTCTCATTTAAATTTGAGGTAGCAATTATCTCATTTTAACAAGGGAGCCTAGATAGGAACATACGCTTGATCTCCAAGCTTCAAAAATTGTGCTCCCAACACTATTTTAAGGACCAAAcgggaagaaagaaagaagaattcTACTTTATGAGCTTATTGCAGTACTTTACTTTTAAGAATTTTAATTTCAATTCTCCCTGCCCATTCATTTTAGAAGTTAAATAAATAGACACAATTGGTAGAAATTTAATTCATTTCGCAGTTCGTTGAACATTCACAATTGGTAGAATCTTAGAAAATTCAttagaaagacaaaaaaaaaaaaaaatgataagacCATAACTCCGTAAGGTTACATTGTACCTAtttaattttcattttcatttttgttTAACTTATTCTAAAAATCTCAATAGTTTCTAAATATAagtattaattattaattacaaTAAAAACTGTTACTTTGAACAACAATTATATAGAAATAGAAGATGAAAGGACTTATGTAAGACCAAAAATCTTTAACTATGCATAACGTTTACTTATGAGTTCATTAGCTCTAAATATTGGTATTATTTACATAATTAATGTACTGTTTATGAATCACCATTAAATAAGAATGAATAAGACGAACCGATTTATGTATATTCCCTTATTATAGATTCTCAATTTAATAGAAGATGAGAGGACTTACGTAACACCAAATATCTTTATTTACGGATAACGTTTACTTATGAGTACATTGAtatcttagaaaaaaaaaacacattaataaCCATAAATGTATTATTACATGATTAATGTATATTTATGAACAACAATTAAATAAGAATTTGGTAAGACCAAAGGACATATGTAAAATTTCTAATTTATGTATAAGATTTACCTCTAATTACAATCACTAATAAATATACTCTAATTTATGAAAAAACATATAAAagtgaatgagaagttggagatcTTATATTAAATATGCTCTTCTCAGTAACACGAGTATTACAAGCTCATTCCCATTTAAGAACACGGTTGTAGTTTATTTTGATGTTATTACTTGATTTTTTCGTTATGACATTTCTTTTTGAAAAGTAATGGAGAGCTCGAGGTTTTATATTGCATGTTCTTTTTTCCCATAAAATGAGTGTTACCTGTTCATCCCAATTGAAAAATTGTTACTCAAAACTTTATTGTTATAAATCTATAATTGTTATTGAATGCAtctatttgaatttattttttgtattactTTTTTATATGAATTTTATCTTATACATTCCTACTTTTCTATTATCAATATCTTATGACTTTCATATCATGAAATTTATCTTTTTTAAAAATACATTCTACCGAGCTTCGCGCGGTACCGTTATCTAGTATTTAAGATGCTTGAGTAAATTTTTATTTATGGAAGAGAGAGAACAGAGTAAATTATTTATGGAAGAGAGAGAACAGAGTAAATGCAGTACAAAATGCATTAATGGAAATTG is drawn from Lycium barbarum isolate Lr01 chromosome 8, ASM1917538v2, whole genome shotgun sequence and contains these coding sequences:
- the LOC132605746 gene encoding F-box/LRR-repeat protein 12 — translated: MDNPSDEFSGYIMQLPDDCLHFIFQHLDSGSNRESFGLTCRRWLQIQNLNRRSLQFQCSFTMLNISSLSLNNAQISTFQLYRLLNRFPNLELLSLAGCTELPDSGMALLILHGSKLQSLHLDCCFRITDDGLSSAASGCSSLVILSLYRCSVTDYGLEALSNFCLALEDLNLSYCSRISDSGIRAISQNCRHLRAIRISYCRNLTGAGFQGCSQTLTYLEADSCRLEPNGIRSILSGGGLEYLSVSNLTWCTRVDSLVAISVGFAAKLRVLNFRLSRTIGDDCIMAIAKGCPSLQEWNLAICHEVKIAGWESIASHCHNLKTLHVNRCRNLCDRGLQALRIGCKRLSILYITRCSQISLVALEIFKFARGNVEVKEEEIMCICPHRAFRF